In Ipomoea triloba cultivar NCNSP0323 chromosome 15, ASM357664v1, one genomic interval encodes:
- the LOC116006453 gene encoding coatomer subunit beta-1-like, which produces MEKSCSLLIHFDKGTPALANEIKESLEGNDVPEKIEAMKKAIMLLLNGETIPHLFITIIRYVLPSEDHTIQKLLLLYLEIIDKTDSKGRVLPEMILICQNLRNNLQHPNEYIRGVTLRFLCRLNEVDIIEPLIPSIMSNLEHRHPYVRRNAILAVMSVYQLPQGEQLLADAPEKIENVLSSEQDPSAKRNAFLMLFNCAQERAVNYLFTHVDRILDWDELLQLVVLDLIRKVCRTNKAEKGRYIKIIISLLNARSAAVVYECATTLVSLSSAPTAIRAAASTYCQLLLSQSDNNIKLIVLDRLNELKSSHRDIMVDMIMDVLRALSSPNLDIRRKTIDIVLELITPRNINEVVLTLKKEVMKTQSGELEKNGEYRQMLIQAIHSCAIKFPEVASTVVHLLMDFLGDSNVASAIDVAVFVREIIETNPKLRVSIVTRLLDTFYQIRAARVCSCALWIIGEYCLSLSEVESGIATIKQCLGDLPFYSASEEGESADSSKKPQQANSITVSSRRPAILADGTYATQSAASETAFSPPIVAQGSLANGNLRTLLLTGDFFLGAVVACTLTKLILRLEEVQPSKIEVNIAMTNALLIMVSIIQLGQSSVLPHPIDNDSNDRIVLCIRLLCNTGDDVRKIWLSSCRESFVKMLSDKQLCEIEEIKAKAQISHSQPDDLIDFYHLKSRRGMSQLELEDEIQDDLKRATGEFVKDDNDANKLNRILQLTGFSDPVYAEAYVTVHHYDIVLDVTIINRTKETLQNLCLELATMGDLKLVERPQNYTLAPESSKQIKANIKVSSTETGVIFGNIVYETSKVHERTVVVLNDIHIDIMDYISPAVCSDTVFRTMWAEFEWENKVAVNTVIQNEKEFLDHIIKSTNMKCLTAPSALEGECGFLAANLYAKSVFGEDALVNVSIEKQTDGKLSGYIRIRSKTQGIALSLGDKITLKQKGGN; this is translated from the exons ATGGAGAAGTCGTGCTCTTTGCTAATACATTTTGACAAGGGCACACCAGCTCTTGCCAATGAGATCAAGGAATCCCTAGAAGGCAATGATGTTCCAGAAAAGATTGAAGCCATGAAAAAAGCCATCATGCTTTTGTTAAATGGCGAAACCATACCCCATCTATTTATAACAATTATTAGATATGTATTGCCTTCTGAGGATCATACTATTCAGAAATTGCTGTTGCTGTATTTGGAGATCATTGATAAGACAGACTCCAAGGGGCGTGTGCTGCCTGAGATGATTCTGATCTGCCAAAACTTAAGGAACAACTTGCAGCACCCAAACGAATACATTCGTGGAGTTACTTTGAGGTTCCTTTGCCGGCTGAATGAGGTTGATATCATTGAGCCTCTGATTCCTTCCATCATGAGCAACCTAGAACACCGACATCCATATGTACGAAGGAATGCAATTCTTGCTGTGATGTCTGTTTACCAGCTTCCACAAGGAGAACAGCTTTTGGCAGATGCACCTGAGAAAATTGAGAATGTTCTCTCTTCTGAACAGGATCCATCGGCTAAGAGGAATGCGTTTTTGATGCTTTTCAATTGTGCTCAGGAACGTGcagttaattatttatttacccATGTGGATAGAATTCTAGACTGGGATGAGTTACTTCAATTGGTTGTCTTGGATTTGATTCGAAAAGTTTGCAGGACTAACAAAGCAGAGAAAGGGAGGTACATAAAGATTATCATATCTTTGCTGAATGCCCGCTCTGCTGCTGTTGTCTATGAATGTGCTACAACTCTTGTTTCTTTGTCTTCAGCCCCTACAGCTATACGAGCTGCAGCCAGTACTTACTGCCAACTTCTTCTCTCCCAGAGTGACAACAATATTAAGCTTATTGTGCTTGATCGACTTAATGAACTGAAATCTTCCCACAGAGATATTATGGTTGATATGATAATGGATGTTCTTAGAGCACTCTCCAGCCCAAACCTGGACATTCGGAGGAAAACAATTGATATTGTTCTTGAGCTTATCACTCCTCGTAATATAAATGAGGTTGTCCTTACCCTTAAAAAAGAAGTCATGAAGACTCAAAGCGGGGAGCTTGAGAAGAACGGGGAATACCGCCAAATGCTCATCCAAGCCATTCACTCTTGTGCAATAAAATTTCCAGAAGTGGCAAGCACAGTGGTACATCTACTGATGGATTTCCTGGGAGACAGCAATGTTGCTTCTGCTATTGATGTGGCTGTCTTTGTGAGAGAGATAATTGAAACTAACCCAAAATTACGGGTTTCCATTGTTACTAGGTTACTTGACACTTTCTATCAGATCCGAGCTGCACGTGTCTGTTCCTGTGCACTTTGGATCATTGGGGAGTATTGCCTTTCTCTTTCTGAAGTTGAGAGTGGGATTGCAACCATAAAGCAGTGCCTTGGTGACCTCCCATTTTACTCTGCTTCTGAAGAAGGCGAAAGCGCTGATTCATCAAAGAAGCCTCAACAAGCGAACTCCATCACTGTTTCTTCTAGAAGACCAGCTATACTTGCTGATGGGACCTATGCTACTCAAAGTGCAGCCTCTGAAACTGCTTTCTCTCCTCCAATAGTTGCCCAAGGATCTTTGGCTAATGGCAACTTGAGAACTCTTCTTTTGACTGGTGACTTTTTCCTAGGGGCAGTTGTTGCATGCACACTGACAAAGCTGATTTTGAGACTGGAAGAGGTTCAACCATCAAAAATTGAAGTGAACATAGCCATGACTAATGCATTATTGATCATGGTCTCAATTATTCAGCTAGGGCAGTCCTCAGTTCTTCCTCACCCAATTGATAATGATTCTAATGACAGGATTGTGCTTTGCATAAGATTGCTATGTAACACAGGAGATGATGTCAGAAAGATCTGGTTGTCATCTTGCAGAGAGAGCTTTGTTAAAATGCTTTCAGACAAACAACTATGTGAGATTGAGGAGATTAAAGCAAAGGCTCAAATCTCTCACTCTCAACCAGATGACCTCATTGATTTCTATCATTTGAAAAGCAGGAGG GGCATGAGCCAATTGGAATTAGAAGATGAAATCCAAGATGATTTGAAACGTGCTACTGGAGAATTTGTCAAGGATGACAATGATGCCAATAAACTAAATCGTATTCTTCAACTTACTGGATTTAGTGACCCAGTTTATGCTGAGGCCTATGTGACAGTTCACCATTATGATATTGTCCTGGATGTTACAATAATCAACAGAACCAAGGAGACCCTTCAGAATTTATGCTTGGAATTAGCAACTATGGGTGATCTGAAACTTGTTGAACGACCTCAGAATTATACTCTGGCTCCTGAGTCAAGCAAGCAGATAAAAGCAAATATTAAGGTCTCCTCAACAGAGACTGGAGTCATTTTTGGTAATATTGTGTATGAGACCTCAAAGGTGCATGAACGGACTGTTGTTGTGCTAAATGACATTCATATTGATATCATGGATTACATCTCCCCAGCTGTGTGCAGTGATACTGTGTTTAGAACTATGTGGGCAGAATTTGAGTGGGAAAACAAG GTCGCTGTAAATACTGTTATTCAAAATGAGAAAGAGTTTCTGGACCATATTATCAAATCAACCAATATGAAATGCTTGACTGCTCC GTCTGCTCTAGAAGGTGAATGTGGGTTTCTTGCTGCAAACTTGTACGCAAAGAGTGTCTTTGGAGAGGATGCTTTGGTCAATGTGAGCATTGAGAAACAAACAGATGGGAAGCTTAGCGGCTATATAAGGATTAGGAGCAAAACTCAAGGAATTGCTCTCAGCTTGGGGGACAAGATCACTCTCAAGCAGAAAGGAGGCAATTGA
- the LOC116006168 gene encoding nuclear transcription factor Y subunit A-10-like isoform X1, translating to MTMHSVISKENEGMVQNPIAISPTTVPWWGGLTVQSASCVETLGNLMALSVEQPASGDQGIGGKQVERGVEQHLPKGNTGQFAIVPGDCKSSANLQKFSQVQGAASAQPASVEYRGPFEFGFGQPLICTKYPYGEQCYRLYTAYGPQVAGRIMLPLNLTSNEGPIFVNPKQYHGIIRRRKSRAKAEMANVVPKSRKPYLHLSRHLHAMRRPRGCGGRFLNTGNAKGSCKDSSGNTKTAAEGQISPISEVLQQQSDSRNLSSSPGSHNFGSEVTSLFSREDQDLDPFPTTRLRSPLLALPDLMNAGHSILTAPGKWMVAAAAADNCCNLKI from the exons ATGACTATGCATAGTGTAATTTCCAAAGAGAATGAAGGGATGGTCCAAAACCCCATTGCGATTTCGCCAACGACAGTGCCTTGGTGGGGTGGGCTCACAGTGCAATCTGCATCTTGTGTTGAGACTTTGGGGAATTTGATGGCTTTATCTGTTGAGCAGCCTGCATCTGGGGATCAAGGCATAGGCGGCAAGCAGGTCGAACGTGGTGTGGAACAGCATCTGCCGAAGGGAAACACAGGCCAATTCGCGATTGTCCCTG GTGATTGCAAATCATCAGCAAATCTGCAGAAGTTTTCGCAAGTGCAAGGTGCAGCCTCTGCACAGCCGGCTAGTGTGGAATACCGAGGTCCCTTTgagtttggatttggccaaccTCTG ATATGTACCAAGTATCCTTATGGAGAGCAGTGCTATCGATTATATACAGCTTATGGACCTCAGGTTGCG GGGCGAATCATGCTGCCACTGAATTTGACATCGAATGAAGGCCCGATATTCGTGAATCCTAAGCAGTACCATGGGATAATTAGGCGCAGGAAGTCCCGTGCAAAGGCTGAAATGGCGAACGTAGTGCCTAAATCCCGCAAG CCATACTTGCACCTGTCCCGCCACCTCCATGCAATGCGTCGCCCGAGGGGCTGCGGTGGGCGCTTCCTGAACACGGGGAACGCCAAGGGAAGCTGCAAGGACTCGAGTGGCAACACGAAGACTGCAGCAGAAGGGCAGATATCCCCGATTTCTGAAGTCCTGCAGCAGCAATCTGACAGCAGGAACCTGAGCTCTTCCCCGGGGTCTCACAACTTCGGTTCAGAGGTGACTAGCCTGTTCTCGAGGGAAGATCAAGACCTCGACCCCTTCCCAACCACCCGCCTCCGCTCACCTCTCCTCGCCCTGCCGGACCTCATGAACGCTGGACACAGCATCCTCACCGCCCCCGGTAAGTGGATGgttgcagcagcagcagcagacaACTGCTGCAACCTCAAAATTTGA
- the LOC116006168 gene encoding nuclear transcription factor Y subunit A-10-like isoform X2 — translation MTMHSVISKENEGMVQNPIAISPTTVPWWGGLTVQSASCVETLGNLMALSVEQPASGDQGIGGKQVERGVEQHLPKGNTGQFAIVPANLQKFSQVQGAASAQPASVEYRGPFEFGFGQPLICTKYPYGEQCYRLYTAYGPQVAGRIMLPLNLTSNEGPIFVNPKQYHGIIRRRKSRAKAEMANVVPKSRKPYLHLSRHLHAMRRPRGCGGRFLNTGNAKGSCKDSSGNTKTAAEGQISPISEVLQQQSDSRNLSSSPGSHNFGSEVTSLFSREDQDLDPFPTTRLRSPLLALPDLMNAGHSILTAPGKWMVAAAAADNCCNLKI, via the exons ATGACTATGCATAGTGTAATTTCCAAAGAGAATGAAGGGATGGTCCAAAACCCCATTGCGATTTCGCCAACGACAGTGCCTTGGTGGGGTGGGCTCACAGTGCAATCTGCATCTTGTGTTGAGACTTTGGGGAATTTGATGGCTTTATCTGTTGAGCAGCCTGCATCTGGGGATCAAGGCATAGGCGGCAAGCAGGTCGAACGTGGTGTGGAACAGCATCTGCCGAAGGGAAACACAGGCCAATTCGCGATTGTCCCTG CAAATCTGCAGAAGTTTTCGCAAGTGCAAGGTGCAGCCTCTGCACAGCCGGCTAGTGTGGAATACCGAGGTCCCTTTgagtttggatttggccaaccTCTG ATATGTACCAAGTATCCTTATGGAGAGCAGTGCTATCGATTATATACAGCTTATGGACCTCAGGTTGCG GGGCGAATCATGCTGCCACTGAATTTGACATCGAATGAAGGCCCGATATTCGTGAATCCTAAGCAGTACCATGGGATAATTAGGCGCAGGAAGTCCCGTGCAAAGGCTGAAATGGCGAACGTAGTGCCTAAATCCCGCAAG CCATACTTGCACCTGTCCCGCCACCTCCATGCAATGCGTCGCCCGAGGGGCTGCGGTGGGCGCTTCCTGAACACGGGGAACGCCAAGGGAAGCTGCAAGGACTCGAGTGGCAACACGAAGACTGCAGCAGAAGGGCAGATATCCCCGATTTCTGAAGTCCTGCAGCAGCAATCTGACAGCAGGAACCTGAGCTCTTCCCCGGGGTCTCACAACTTCGGTTCAGAGGTGACTAGCCTGTTCTCGAGGGAAGATCAAGACCTCGACCCCTTCCCAACCACCCGCCTCCGCTCACCTCTCCTCGCCCTGCCGGACCTCATGAACGCTGGACACAGCATCCTCACCGCCCCCGGTAAGTGGATGgttgcagcagcagcagcagacaACTGCTGCAACCTCAAAATTTGA
- the LOC116007649 gene encoding syntaxin-121-like has protein sequence MNDLLSRSFSQPRENGASPESHTIEMTGAANGGGANLAKFFEDVEAVKDDLKDIEKILNSLKTAHEQSKTLHNAKQVKELRARMDKDVSLALKQAKLIKHRLEELDKANAANRKVYGCGPGSSSDRTRTSVVNGLRNKLKEYMNQFNDLRQKIESEYRETVQRRYYTVTGENPDEEVLDKLISTGQSETFMQKAIQEQGRGEVMNTVLEIQERHEAVKEVERNLKELHQVFLDMAVLVETQGEQLDDIESQVNRANSVIRHGADQLLTARKHQKNTRKWTCFAIILLLIIILIVVLSIRPWK, from the exons ATGAACGATCTTCTATCACGATCCTTCTCCCAGCCCCGGGAAAACGGCGCGTCGCCTGAATCCCACACCATCGAGATGACCGGCGCCGCCAACGGCGGCGGAGCCAACCTGGCCAAGTTTTTCGAGGACGTCGAGGCTGTCAAGGACGACCTTAAGGACATCGAAAAGATCCTTAACAGCCTGAAAACCGCCCACGAACAGAGCAAGACTCTGCACAACGCTAAACAGGTGAAAGAGCTGAGGGCGAGGATGGATAAAGACGTCTCGCTCGCGCTCAAGCAGGCGAAGCTCATCAAACACCGCCTCGAGGAATTGGACAAGGCCAACGCCGCCAACCGGAAAGTGTACGGCTGCGGCCCCGGCAGCTCCTCCGACCGGACCAGAACGTCGGTGGTTAACGGGCTGAGGAACAAGCTTAAGGAGTATATGAACCAGTTCAACGACCTCCGGCAGAAGATCGAGTCCGAGTACCGGGAGACCGTCCAGCGGAGATACTACACCGTCACCGGAGAAAACCCCGACGAGGAGGTCCTCGACAAGCTGATTTCCACCGGCCAAAGCGAAACG TTCATGCAGAAGGCGATACAGGAGCAGGGGAGAGGGGAGGTGATGAACACGGTGCTGGAGATTCAGGAGCGGCACGAGGCGGTGAAAGAGGTGGAGAGGAACCTGAAGGAGCTTCACCAGGTGTTCTTGGACATGGCGGTCCTGGTGGAGACGCAGGGCGAGCAGCTCGACGACATTGAGAGCCAGGTCAACAGAGCTAACAGCGTCATCCGCCACGGCGCCGATCAGCTCCTCACGGCCAGGAAACACCAGAAAAACACCCGCAAGTGGACTTGCTTCGCCATCATACTCTTGCTCATCATCATCTTGATCGTCGTTCTCTCAATCCGGCCATGGAAATGA
- the LOC116006167 gene encoding E3 ubiquitin-protein ligase PUB23-like, giving the protein MEEIQVPPYFLCPISLEIMKDPVTVSTGITYDRENIEKWIFSGKNNTCPVTKQGILDGDGGELTPNIILRRYIQSWCTLHAAHGIERFPTPKPPVSRSQIAKLLKDAESPHMQAECLQRLRVIASESEANRRCMESAGAAVFLASIIRNNNNGSDEALSLLHNLRLSEESLKSLAGHDNYSNNLQFIESLIRAMQTQNYESRAFAVMLLKSILKVSEPLQLTTLKPSLYHATVQILKDSISQKASKAALHILIHVSPWARNRIKAVEAGATAVLIDLLLESTEKRTCEMILTSLDQLCQCAEGRAELLSHPAGLAVVSKKIFRVSHAASDRAVKILYSVSRFSATAAVVHEMLQLGVAAKLCLVTQVDCGSKTKERAKEILKMHAKSWKNSPCIPMNLASSYPSS; this is encoded by the coding sequence ATGGAAGAGATTCAAGTTCCTCCGTATTTTCTTTGCCCGATTTCACTGGAGATCATGAAAGATCCGGTGACGGTGTCCACCGGAATAACGTACGACCGGGAGAACATCGAGAAGTGGATATTCTCCGGCAAGAACAACACGTGTCCGGTGACCAAGCAAGGGATTTTGGACGGCGACGGTGGGGAGTTGACGCCGAATATCATTCTCCGGCGGTATATTCAGTCGTGGTGTACTCTCCACGCGGCGCACGGAATCGAGCGGTTTCCGACGCCGAAGCCGCCGGTGAGCCGATCCCAGATCGCGAAGCTTCTCAAGGACGCCGAGTCGCCGCATATGCAGGCGGAGTGTCTGCAGCGCCTGCGGGTCATCGCGTCCGAGAGCGAGGCGAACCGCCGCTGCATGGAGAGCGCCGGCGCCGCCGTTTTCTTGGCGTCAATCATTAGAAACAACAACAACGGAAGCGACGAAGCCCTAAGTTTACTCCACAACCTTAGATTATCCGAAGAAAGCCTAAAATCCCTCGCCGGACACGACAATTATTCCAACAACCTCCAATTCATCGAATCCTTAATCCGCGCCATGCAAACCCAAAACTACGAATCCCGAGCTTTCGCAGTAATGCTTTTAAAATCAATCCTCAAAGTCTCCGAGCCATTGCAGCTAACAACCTTAAAACCTTCCCTCTATCACGCCACAGTTCAAATCCTAAAAGACTCAATTTCCCAAAAGGCCTCCAAAGCCGCTCTACACATTCTAATCCACGTTTCCCCCTGGGCGAGGAACAGAATCAAAGCAGTCGAGGCCGGAGCCACGGCGGTGTTGATAGATCTCCTCCTCGAATCTACCGAGAAGCGGACATGTGAAATGATCTTAACGTCCCTCGATCAGCTCTGCCAGTGCGCGGAAGGGCGAGCGGAGCTGTTGAGCCATCCCGCCGGGCTGGCCGTCGTGTCCAAGAAAATCTTTAGGGTTTCGCATGCGGCCAGCGATAGGGCCGTAAAGATTCTGTACTCCGTTTCTAGGTTTTCGGCCACGGCGGCGGTTGTTCATGAGATGTTGCAGTTGGGCGTGGCGGCGAAGCTGTGCCTTGTGACGCAAGTTGATTGTGGGAGCAAGACGAAGGAGAGGGCTAAGGAGATTCTTAAAATGCATGCTAAGTCTTGGAAGAACTCTCCTTGTATTCCCATGAATTTGGCTTCTTCTTACCCATCTTCATGA
- the LOC116007567 gene encoding E3 ubiquitin-protein ligase PUB24-like produces the protein MGDISVEIPAFFICPISLLIMKDPVTAVTGITYDRDSIEKWVLDGDNTVCPVTNLPLPRDADLTPNHTLRRLIQAWCTANAVDRIPTPKTPLSNVYAGKLARDLSRPKLRLKTLQKLEILAMEKESNRKSMVEAGVFKELLSCLIGFYKKDEKIGLEQTLYVLYLIRGFSCEATNKFITENDTLLDAILWVLDSTQTQQTAVKSHALCVMKTVVGKASPAALETLLTPEILKKIVNFLKENNTLTQQGLHAALQIMLGICPIGRNRVRMVESDAVFELIQLELNLSPTDKKTTELVLGILFHLCSCADGRAQLLSHAAGIAVVTRKILKVSPAADDRAVLILSLISRFSATTGVLQEMLRVGTAAKLCMVLQAGCESYLKDKAKEILRTHFDVWKNSPCVEVATLTRYAR, from the coding sequence ATGGGAGACATCAGTGTCGAAATCCCAGCCTTCTTCATCTGTCCCATCTCTCTCCTCATCATGAAAGACCCCGTCACGGCCGTCACCGGCATAACCTACGACCGTGACAGCATCGAGAAATGGGTGCTCGACGGCGACAACACCGTCTGTCCCGTCACCAACTTGCCGTTGCCGAGAGACGCCGACTTAACGCCGAATCACACGCTCCGCCGCCTCATCCAGGCCTGGTGCACCGCCAACGCCGTCGATCGGATTCCGACGCCGAAGACGCCGCTCAGTAACGTTTACGCCGGGAAACTCGCCCGGGATCTCTCCCGGCCGAAACTCCGGCTAAAAACGCTGCAGAAGCTGGAGATTTTGGCGATGGAGAAAGAATCGAACCGGAAATCCATGGTGGAAGCCGGGGTTTTTAAGGAGCTTTTGTCTTGCCTCATCGGATTTTACAAAAAAGACGAAAAAATCGGACTGGAACAAACCCTCTATGTTCTTTACCTAATCCGAGGTTTCAGCTGCGAAGCCACGAACAAATTTATAACGGAAAACGATACTCTCCTCGACGCGATTTTGTGGGTTTTGGACTCCACGCAGACCCAACAAACCGCCGTGAAAAGCCACGCGCTCTGCGTGATGAAAACCGTGGTCGGAAAAGCCAGCCCCGCAGCCCTGGAAACGCTGCTCACCCCGGAGATTCTCAAGAAAATCGTGAATTTCTTGAAAGAAAACAATACCTTAACACAACAAGGCTTACACGCCGCATTGCAAATCATGTTAGGAATCTGTCCCATCGGGAGAAACCGCGTGAGAATGGTGGAATCCGACGCCGTTTTCGAGCTGATTCAGCTGGAACTGAATCTTTCCCCGACAGACAAGAAAACAACCGAGCTAGTCCTAGGAATCTTGTTCCATTTATGTTCCTGCGCCGACGGGAGAGCGCAGCTGCTCAGCCACGCCGCCGGGATCGCCGTGGTGACCAGGAAGATCCTCAAGGTGTCTCCGGCAGCCGACGATCGGGCCGTCCTGATTCTCTCGTTGATTTCTAGGTTTTCTGCTACGACTGGGGTGCTTCAAGAGATGCTAAGGGTTGGAACTGCGGCTAAGCTTTGCATGGTTCTTCAGGCCGGTTGTGAATCTTACTTGAAGGATAAGGCAAAGGAGATTCTAAGAACACATTTTGATGTTTGGAAGAATTCACCTTGTGTTGAAGTGGCTACATTGACAAGGTACGCTAGGTGA